A genomic stretch from Planctomycetaceae bacterium includes:
- a CDS encoding FliG C-terminal domain-containing protein yields the protein MNRQRQTIELLQLLGDDVAEAVLAQLNPSKASVIREGISKPPGEVLFRPKRQRAILDEFDEFFQFALRAGLQKLYEKPADDELSDTENGKGSGDGESDDESAEPGPPVFELTGDPIVDLRSLSISQLGQALETEQPRTSAILLANLEPKLAADTLSVLPDDYRQSVVKELSREQHAPQILVERIARATLQRGRSLSPEPPDRREHVDRLADVLRSVPKNQRMAMVNAIEEQDAELHKALMKKMYRFDDLLNLDGKLIQRILGEIDGTTLTTALFNAPANIRESVLTNLSRRARQSIEEEMEFMTQVPESRIREARESVAEVIARVDQETE from the coding sequence ATGAATCGCCAAAGACAAACGATTGAACTGCTGCAGCTCCTGGGTGACGACGTCGCCGAAGCTGTTCTTGCGCAGTTAAATCCGAGTAAGGCAAGTGTCATTCGGGAAGGAATCTCAAAGCCACCGGGAGAAGTGCTGTTTCGCCCAAAACGACAGAGAGCCATTCTTGATGAATTCGACGAATTCTTTCAGTTTGCGCTCCGTGCAGGACTGCAAAAGCTGTACGAGAAGCCGGCGGACGATGAGCTGAGCGATACCGAAAATGGAAAGGGAAGTGGCGATGGAGAATCGGATGATGAATCCGCCGAACCCGGGCCTCCCGTCTTTGAACTGACGGGAGATCCGATTGTCGATTTGCGTTCGCTCAGCATCTCGCAGCTCGGCCAGGCGCTGGAGACAGAGCAACCTCGAACCTCCGCGATTCTGCTCGCGAATCTGGAACCGAAACTGGCGGCGGACACGCTGAGCGTTTTGCCGGATGACTATCGTCAGTCGGTGGTCAAGGAACTCAGCCGGGAACAGCATGCTCCACAGATCCTTGTGGAACGGATCGCCCGCGCCACGCTGCAACGAGGCCGAAGCCTTTCTCCAGAGCCGCCTGACCGTCGTGAACACGTGGACCGACTTGCGGATGTCCTGCGTTCGGTACCGAAGAACCAGCGGATGGCGATGGTTAACGCGATCGAAGAACAGGACGCGGAACTCCACAAGGCATTGATGAAGAAAATGTATCGATTCGATGACCTGCTGAACCTGGACGGCAAGCTGATACAGCGAATCCTGGGCGAAATTGATGGGACAACGTTAACGACGGCATTGTTCAATGCGCCGGCAAACATTCGTGAATCGGTGCTGACAAATCTATCACGACGTGCGCGGCAGTCCATTGAGGAAGAGATGGAGTTTATGACTCAGGTTCCTGAGTCACGAATCCGGGAAGCTCGTGAAAGTGTTGCGGAAGTTATTGCTCGTGTGGACCAGGAAACCGAGTAA